TTGCCGGATTTCTTTGGTTTTGAGGTGTGGAAGGATACCAATCTGTAACGGTATAAGTAGTAGCTTCTCCTACTTTTGGAGAAGAATTTCCGGATATTTTTGAAACTCCTTTTTTAGACATTTCAGGAAAGTTTATAGATTAATAAGCGTCGATTTCGCTTTCCATTACTGTTTCTTTAAAGTCATTCACATCCACAAGAGGATTTACGTGTCTGATTACTTTTGCATCAGCATTTTTTACATTCTTTTTACTCATCTCACCACGCTGTCCGTGATCTTTAATCGTAATTTTTCCACCCGTTGCACATTGAAGCTCTGAAACTTCTGTCACACACTTTTTACCCATGACTAAAACTTTTTCATAAGTTTTCTGCCATTTTCCGGCAGGAGCATAAGCGCACGGAAGATAACCACCCGAACTGGGTTTTAATTTACATTTTCCAAAACTCGGACCTGGTGGATCAAACTGAAGGTCATCTTCTGTAACAGATAAATAATCTGAATTTCCGGCAGAATCATTCCAGAAATGTTTGTTGTGAGCATTAACAATATGCTTAGGAAACTGATCTCCCTGGTTACACTGGCAAGTTCCTTTTTGAACTACGAAGTGTTTACCATCATGAGATGATGATTGAGTAGACATAATGTGAGATTTGGTACTCAAAGATAACAAAAAGTATTCTAACATAAAAAAAACGGAAAATTAATTCTCCGTTTTTTCATTATGTCATAACTAATTAATGTTGAGTATATTCCGGTTCCTCTACAGGAAGCATTGTTGGCATAAAATATTCATTAAGCCAATAAAATTCCTGCCCGTTTTGTTTAATTTTTACCGCAGGATTATTTCTGTAAGTAAGCATTCTCTCTGCAAGATCTTTGTAATATTTAAAATAAGTTCTTGCTTCTTCATTGGTGATAACATCAGATTTCGTCCAGCCTTTAAGCATGAATTTTGACATTTTTTCTTCATCAGAAATATCAAAACCTGTACTTACTCCCACTGCATAAGACATCGGTTGTTTATACAACTCACTTTTATCTAAGAATTTCAGCGTTGGATTATATTTTTTTAATAATTTAACATATTCTCTAATTGCTCTTCTCTGCTTAAAGTCTGTTCTTGCAGCACCTGTATTTTCATAAACTTCTTTATAAAAAGCTTTTAACTGATCATATTCACTCTCAGAAACAAGAATACCTTTTTCCATATTCTGTTTGTAATCCATCAATTCTTTAGGAATATATCCTTTTGCTAAAAACGGATTTCCATAGTTGATCAACTGCGCTGCAATCCCTGAAGGAACCGGATTCGTCAATCCCGGATACAAATATTTATACTTAAAATCTACCTCAGTTTTCCCTGCACCCACTGAAGAATGGAAGCGTTCATTTAATGACTTATCTATCATTTCGTTGTCATAAGTTACCTGAGCAATGAGACTATCTACAGATTTTATTAAAAGCCCCGGTGCGGTGATGTCCCCTTTTTTAGGGAAAATTACAAATCCTTGAGCCATACTCTGTTTAGGAAAATCTAAAGAAAAGAAGCCTGCATCACTTTCTATTAAACTAAAATTATTCTTGTTTAAGACGTCACTTTGATTAATAATTTTCTGTTTTTTTAATTCGGCAACATTTTTAGCCGTATTGGTCACGATATTCTCTGATATCAAAACAAAATCATTGTAAGTATCGGAAGAGCGAGCATTAGTTTGGAACATAATCAGTCTTGCCTGAGCTTGTGTTAATGAGCCAATAACGCCATACATATTTCCGCTTCGGTTGGCGGAAGTACCAATTGTAACTATAATATTGGCTTCGTCTGCAACACCAGAAAGTAAATTTCCAGCAGCAATCAGACCTTCATTTACCGGCTGATTTCCAACAGTACTAGGACAATTCATTTCATTCATTTTATCTTCAATAAAACTCATTACTTTATTATAATCTTTACTTAAAGGCGACGGAATTACATTTTCTCCACAAGAATTGTTTTTATAAAGAACCACACCGTATTTTACAGAATTAAAATAAGAAGGCTTTTCAAATTTTAACTGAAGATCCTGTAAAAGTGAGCTTACAATGGGAATGTATGGTCTATTTGCTTCACTTATATCTAGAACAAAAACAATATTTATTTTCTTGTTTTTATCAATTATCTCTTTGTAACGATCAAAAATAATAGGCTCTCCCAACACGTTTTTAACAAAGTTTTTACTGTAATCTAAAACATTGGTAAAATATTTAGTTTTACGATCAGGTTTTGCTTCTTCATTTAAAGCTAATGTTACAGGATAAATATTTTCAAGAGGAGGTCTTTTATTCACATCCGTCAACAGAACAGCAGTGCGGTTTTCTTTATCCGAAGCTACCGGAGAACCTTCATGAATTCCTAAAGTTGATTCTTTAATACCTGTCGTATTTTTCATTTTCACAGCAGAACGTTCACCCCAAGCTGAAACAACATTAGAGCTCACCCAACCGTATAAGCCCGTACTGATACTGTCCATATCAATCCTCGGCTTTTTACCTACTAGAAAAAGTTTGTTATTTTCGGCCTGTTTGTAAACATAAACCATTTGTCCGTTCGGGATTTTCACATTCGCAGCTTCAATAAGACTTGGCGAATTAAAAACCATGATGGAATCATTTTTATAGTATCTCTCTGCACTTTTGATAACATCCGGATCATTGGGAACTACAGCAACTCTTACAGGATAACCATTTTTTTCGCTTTTCAAAGAATTACTCCAAAGCAAAAGATCAGATTCAGGGATCCAGCCGTAGGTTTTTATTGATTTCGACGAGATCTTTTTCATTAAAGCATCCGGAATATATTCTGCTACTTTTACCATTCCGTCTCTGTGTTTTAAAACCATTAAAGGTTCTAAAAATTTCACTTCTTTATATGATTTTTCATCATTTTTATCGAGATAAGCCGTATTTCTGGATCGGTCTGAAATGACAATCCAGGGAGCTGATTTTTTTGGAAAACCATTGATCACTGATGCATTGTCGATTTGCCCATATTGCTTTGGTTCAGGAGTTTTTTTTGACGGCAGTTTTACCTGACAGCTCGTCAGTAAAACTGAAAGCCCTATATAATAAGCTGCTAGAGGAAATTTATTTTTCATCTTAATTTTCTTTATAATTGGTGTGATGCCCGATAAA
Above is a genomic segment from Chryseobacterium mulctrae containing:
- a CDS encoding DUF4280 domain-containing protein translates to MSTQSSSHDGKHFVVQKGTCQCNQGDQFPKHIVNAHNKHFWNDSAGNSDYLSVTEDDLQFDPPGPSFGKCKLKPSSGGYLPCAYAPAGKWQKTYEKVLVMGKKCVTEVSELQCATGGKITIKDHGQRGEMSKKNVKNADAKVIRHVNPLVDVNDFKETVMESEIDAY
- the tssR gene encoding type VI secretion system protein TssR domain-containing protein, producing the protein MKNKFPLAAYYIGLSVLLTSCQVKLPSKKTPEPKQYGQIDNASVINGFPKKSAPWIVISDRSRNTAYLDKNDEKSYKEVKFLEPLMVLKHRDGMVKVAEYIPDALMKKISSKSIKTYGWIPESDLLLWSNSLKSEKNGYPVRVAVVPNDPDVIKSAERYYKNDSIMVFNSPSLIEAANVKIPNGQMVYVYKQAENNKLFLVGKKPRIDMDSISTGLYGWVSSNVVSAWGERSAVKMKNTTGIKESTLGIHEGSPVASDKENRTAVLLTDVNKRPPLENIYPVTLALNEEAKPDRKTKYFTNVLDYSKNFVKNVLGEPIIFDRYKEIIDKNKKINIVFVLDISEANRPYIPIVSSLLQDLQLKFEKPSYFNSVKYGVVLYKNNSCGENVIPSPLSKDYNKVMSFIEDKMNEMNCPSTVGNQPVNEGLIAAGNLLSGVADEANIIVTIGTSANRSGNMYGVIGSLTQAQARLIMFQTNARSSDTYNDFVLISENIVTNTAKNVAELKKQKIINQSDVLNKNNFSLIESDAGFFSLDFPKQSMAQGFVIFPKKGDITAPGLLIKSVDSLIAQVTYDNEMIDKSLNERFHSSVGAGKTEVDFKYKYLYPGLTNPVPSGIAAQLINYGNPFLAKGYIPKELMDYKQNMEKGILVSESEYDQLKAFYKEVYENTGAARTDFKQRRAIREYVKLLKKYNPTLKFLDKSELYKQPMSYAVGVSTGFDISDEEKMSKFMLKGWTKSDVITNEEARTYFKYYKDLAERMLTYRNNPAVKIKQNGQEFYWLNEYFMPTMLPVEEPEYTQH